The Cucumis melo cultivar AY chromosome 6, USDA_Cmelo_AY_1.0, whole genome shotgun sequence genome includes a region encoding these proteins:
- the LOC103484218 gene encoding low affinity inorganic phosphate transporter 5-like, translated as MAIAVLDALDNARTQWYHITAIVIAGMGFFTDAYDLFCISTVSKLLGRLYYFNPDSTKPGKLPNQINNAVVGVALVGTLMGQLFFGWLGDKLGRKKVYGVTLVLMAFCAICSGLSFGSTSKSVIGTLCFFRFWLGFGIGGDYPLSATIMSEYANKKTRGAFIAAVFAMQGMGLIFAGLVSMILSKIFLSLHKAPAYKADHVFSTQPEGDFLWRIVLMLGALPAILTYYWRMKMPETGRYTALIEGNAKQAAADMGKVLEIQIQAEQEKLSNFKAANEYGLLSKEFFDRHGLHLIGTTTTWFLLDIAFYSNNLTQKDIFPAMNLTRKPEEISALEEVYETSKAMFLVALLGTFPGYWFTVFLIEKLGRFKIQLIGFFMMSIFMAVLGVRYNYMKNHPVEFAILYGLTFFFANFGPNSTTFVLPAELFPTRVRSTCHALSAASGKAGAIVGAFGVQNYTLDGNPSKIQKAMIFLAFTNMLGFVFTFLVTETKGRSLEEISGEDGGREGENETHMPVRSMGKGHEMEGQNV; from the exons ATGGCAATTGCCGTGCTCGATGCCCTCGACAACGCTCGGACACAATGGTACCATATTACGGCCATAGTCATAGCCGGGATGGGCTTTTTCACAGATGCCTACGATCTTTTCTGCATCTCAACCGTGTCGAAGCTTCTCGGTCGACTTTATTACTTCAATCCAGATAGTACTAAGCCGGGAAAACTTCCGAACCAAATCAACAACGCGGTTGTGGGAGTTGCGTTGGTCGGAACCCTAATGGGACAACTTTTCTTTGGGTGGTTGGGTGATAAACTTGGAAGGAAGAAAGTTTACGGTGTTACCCTAGTTCTTATGGCTTTTTGTGCCATTTGCTCAGGGCTTTCTTTTGGGTCAACATCAAAATCAGTGATAGGTACACTTTGTTTCTTTAGATTTTGGCTTGGTTTTGGCATTGGGGGTGACTATCCACTTTCAGCCACCATCATGTCTGAATATGCTAACAAAAAGACTCGAGGAGCTTTCATTGCAGCTGTCTTTGCTATGCAG gGTATGGGGCTAATATTTGCAGGGTTGGTATCAATGATCTTATCAAAAATCTTCCTCTCCCTTCATAAAGCTCCCGCATACAAAGCTGACCATGTGTTTTCAACACAACCTGAAGGAGATTTCCTATGGAGAATAGTCCTAATGCTTGGTGCTTTACCAGCCATTTTAACTTACTATTGGAGAATGAAAATGCCTGAAACAGGACGTTACACTGCCCTAATTGAAGGTAATGCCAAACAAGCAGCTGCCGATATGGGAAAAGTTTTAGAAATTCAAATTCAAGCCGAACAAGAAAAACTTTCCAATTTCAAAGCAGCCAATGAATATGGTTTGTTATCTAAAGAGTTTTTTGATCGCCATGGACTTCATTTGATTGGAACTACCACTACTTGGTTCCTGTTGGACATTGCATTTTATAGTAATAATCTTACACAAAAAGATATATTCCCAGCTATGAATTTGACTAGGAAACCTGAGGAAATTAGTGCATTGGAAGAGGTTTATGAAACTTCTAAAGCTATGTTTCTTGTTGCTTTACTTGGAACTTTCCCTGGCTATTGGTTCACTGTGTTTCTCATTGAGAAGCTTGGAAGGTTCAAAATCCAATTGATTGGTTTCTTTATGATGTCCATTTTCATGGCCGTTCTCGGTGTTCGTTACAACTATATGAAGAATCATCCTGTCGAGTTTGCAATTCTTTATGGCTTGACGTTTTTCTTTGCCAACTTTGGTCCTAATAGTACTACCTTTGTCCTTCCTGCTGAGCTTTTCCCAACTAGGGTTCGGTCCACATGTCATGCATTAAGTGCCGCATCGGGGAAGGCTGGTGCGATCGTTGGAGCTTTCGGGGTGCAAAACTATACCCTAGATGGAAACCCTAGCAAGATTCAAAAGGCTATGATTTTCTTGGCCTTTACTAATATGCTAGGGTTTGTGTTTACGTTCTTGGTGACGGAGACGAAAGGGCGATCCTTGGAGGAGATCTCCGGTGAAGATGGGGGCAGGGAAGGTGAAAATGAAACTCATATGCCTGTGAGATCAATGGGGAAAGGTCATGAAATGGAAGGACAAAATGTATGA
- the LOC103484150 gene encoding plastid division protein PDV1 yields the protein MKWDMEIEEIEAVLEKIWDLHDKLSEAIHSISRDHFLTSTKHLRKSDNNNNNNNKDSNNAPIPLPHTAVFPFIDEFRVDLDDSAIQEARSLNAIRTALENLEDQLEFFHTVQVQQQVERDAAIARLEQSRIVLAMRLAEHHGKNYKVISEALAFVGDVRYAANYVSHENKDGPKFSPKGQKPLPNSSKRSNTLIKMLFSTIDFARKSLKMDHVGGILGNAAMVAISMVAFLHLHQVAYKVAPLERDDIPFDRNLRRTSRLKESSSNEDFSNFDVLSARG from the exons ATGAAATGGGACATGGAGATCGAGGAAATCGAGGCCGTCCTCGAGAAGATTTGGGATCTTCACGACAAGCTCAGTGAAGCTATTCACTCAATTTCCCGAGATCACTTCCTCACCTCCACCAAACATCTCAGGAAATctgacaacaacaacaacaacaacaacaaggaTTCCAACAACGCCCCCATTCCCTTACCCCACACTGCTGTCTTCCCTTTCATCGACGAATTTCGGGTCGACCTTGATGATTCTGCCATCCAGGAAGCCAGAAGTCTTAATGCCATTCGAACTGCTCTTGAGAATCTCGAAGATCAGCTCGAGTTCTTTCAT ACCGTTCAAGTGCAACAGCAGGTTGAGAGAGATGCTGCAATTGCACGACTAGAGCAAAGTAGGATTGTTCTTGCAATGAGATTGGCTGAACATCATGGCAAGAACTATAAAGTCATCAGTGAAGCTTTAGCGTTTGTTGGAGATGTACGTTATGCCGCTAACTATGTTTCACACGAAAACAAAGATGGTCCAAAGTTTAGCCCGAAGGGTCAGAAGCCATTGCCGAACAGTTCAAAGAGGTCTAATACTCTGATCAAGATGCTATTTTCAACCATCGACTTTGCTAGGAAATCTCTCAAAATGGATCATGTGGGCGGGATACTTGGCAATGCTGCCATGGTTGCAATTAGCATGGTTGCATTTCTGCATCTGCACCAGGTAGCATATAAGGTGGCTCCACTGGAGAGAGATGATATTCCTTTCGACAGAAACCTTCGAAGAACTTCTCGGCTCAAGGAATCTTCGTCAAATGAAGATTTCAGCAACTTTGACGTCTTATCTGCAAGGGGTTAG